The window CAAATCATTCTCATTTTAACTGATAGTCATGACACCATTCAACATGTGTGTGTGGATCAGTGGGCATTTTTGGGAAAGATGAGCTAATTACGAAACTTAAAATTCTGAATACAAAAGGGCAACCATATATGAAACAGATCCCAGTTATAGGAATAAAGGGAaacctttttaatatttacacaaTTTCCGTGTGTcgtttgaattaaaagttcacCAAGTGACATGCATGTATTCTTAATCAGTCGTTTTTATTAAGAAATCTTCCCGTTAATTTAAATAGTTatttgaatgtaaataaaaaaaccaacGGTGAGGACGAAGACCTGCAACCTAATgcttaaatgaagaaaaaaaatattcagctTTGATGTGCATGTGCAATAGAGGTCATTTTCTATGAGTAATATTTACATATCAGGCTGGTTTgaagttatttaacattttttcatgaTGCAGATAAATTCCGGTTAGaaagtatcatataatatttacCAATAAAATGTTTCTTCCTATTTTCTTCGCAAAATGCTGctataaaacatataatttatatttttggttaaaacagtttaaacaaTCTTTTTTCTACATTCCTATGTCTTTTTTGTCTGTTTGcagaacaaaaacatttttcattgcaGTAGTTGGGCTACAAAACAGGTCAAACTAGTGTATGACCGACGACTAAATATACTTGTTTACCATGCCCGGTTCTAGCAGGGGGAGAGAATGGTCAGGTTCCTAGAAGTTTCAAATTTGATTCACTAGTTAAAATTGTCAGAAAATGCCATTCCCCGTAACCCCTcctccattaaaaaaaatcttaggcTGCGTGTGTTAAATATTTGCATGTGTTATTCAAATTACATCAATTTTGCATGATCAAAGtaagaaaaacatttaattgagGTGGgcttatagatacatgtacacgtatatcAAAGCATGAAGGAAAATGTTTCTTCAACCAATTTATTAAGACGACAAAAAGGAGCTCACCTTTTGCCATTGAAAAGGACATACAAATCAGAACTGCACAGAATAAAGTCTTCATTTTCAGCGAATGTTAAGAACAAGGAAAAATAACCGACGTAATAACAGAAAAGTCATTTCCGGTATTATGAGTaagttttccttaaaaaaaaagcaaagatATATAACTTTAATTTAGACATCTGACAACATGAAACAGGATTTCAATATCTAAAGAAAAAATTAGTTTTGTTGACCCGTTTTAACTATTTTGATCCTttttatatacaagtatatcatATTTACAGcaataatgtttatattttatttattggaTGTTACATGTTATCATAGATGAAGCATTGGCGTGTCTCGAAAATAGTGTTCATAATCGTACATTTCTAAGCTTCAAATTTTTGTTGGCTAATAAAGTtgtaaaatttgtcaaaaatatttataatagtTTTAGGGTTTTTTAAAGTTAATGTTTTGTGAAATATGTGAAGAAATTGGATTCACTCTCGAACTTTATGTACCtgaattacaataaatattgaataccGAGAAGCTACGTGATTGTATACATTCTCCTCATTGTTATGATAGAAAGCTTTCCTTAGTTTCCCCACAATCGTAGGCTGCTTTGCAGCAGCTAATGTAAGGagcaagaattttttaaaaatggaaatatttcGAAAGCGCATGTTTCTGCAAATGTATGAGTATTAATCTCTTGAAAATTCTTTTTGATTTAATAGTACAGAGTTTGTGTATTTCTGTATATAAATCTGTATAATAATGCTAAAAACTGCACCTGACATACATGCAAACAGcagttttgtgtttttaaatgtAGCATTATACATATAAAGAAATGGATTCTGCGTATCATCATTACATGTGTGCATTTCCCATTTTCTGGTCCTAGTAACGTTTTAATCATCTATAGAATTGAAAAAGTGTTGTACAAAATAGTTCCACACATTTTATTCatcttttcttttgaatttaagTACACAAGCTGTGAAATTAATATACGTTTTTCCAATCTTTAGGAATCTAGCTTCCCTATATAAAAAGTCCAAGAACAAATTATCCATAGAAATTCACTAACAGATAATTCTAAGACACCTCTTAGTCATAATAATTTTCCCTAGATTTTCCTAAACCGAGTCGTAGTTTTTACAGCATAGTAATTTTGGAATGAAAATTGGGAAAAAGATTTTCAATGTACATTTACCAGTAAAAGTAGACATGTTTGTTGTAATACAACTGTACGttcatttatgttttttttgtaaatagcGCAATAGAtggagaaaataaaatatataatttctttaCTCCAATATAGCATTGAGTTACAGTACGTATTTGTTCCATCGAGCCGACCCAAcgattatttgattatttaatttgcactcagtttaaaaaagtgttgaattgaTTGATTTGTCAACGGCGTAGAACACTTCCTGtaaattattgaataaacaaCATTGAATTACCATTTTTAGAgtaaaatatgaacaaacatGACCATTTCCTTACACTTATAAGCTCATTATCTTTTTGACAAACTGACATCCTAAATAATCTTGGGCAGTAATAATGTAATAGCCAGTTTATATatcgatattttaaaattctacaaCGTATAAAGCCATTATACGTTGTAGAATTTTATGTTTTAGTTTAAAGTAGGTCAATGATTGGACGatgcaatattaaaaaaaagacgtGCTTTCATCAAATAGTGATACATGCAAAgaaatttttactttacttACAATATTATTGGTTTCAGGACGTCTGGGGCATCTCATTGACCGGTCTTGGGTATTTTGTACAACTCCATTTTTTCCCCTCACATATATATCTTATTATTTCGGCATTCTTTTTGTATAATGAGTCtaacatacttcattttatGTTATCTTTATTAAGTGATATTGACTTCTTACAACGTTATAATGTATAGAAAGGACATCAGCTTGAATTTTATGCAAAGCTGTAGATTACACCTTTGttacaaacattttctcttcgaCATTTGTCTTTCAGCGTTTTTTATAACACCTTAAAgaagcatattttaaaattaaaacttttgaaattaatataaCCATTCTAACTGTTGTATTGTAgacctacatgtaatataatggATATTATTGTtttcagttttgttttgatgtctTATCGTTTTCAACATATTTGATGTTTTGGTTGTTgtgacaatatttcaaaatgctaTCGAATTAATTGATCGTGATATATGtgcattttttacaattatacatACATTGTCATGATGTGTAAAAAAGAAATCGAAAGACTTTTACATATAAAAACGTAGAAAAGAAAGCTAAACATGAAAGATATAGAATAgaataattaagaaaatacatGTGCATAGATAATATTGTTAAGATATATGTATTATACATAAAAGTTTCGACAATCATGTTcattaatatacaaaaaaaattagttcTATAAATTAACCTGTAATGCATTTCTTATTTCAGTTTTGTGTTAGAAAACACCAATAAATATTACAACTCatggtaaataaatataattgtttgaACTAGAGAAAGTAGAGCTGTATTTATAAAAAGAGTAGGAAAGAGAGACGTAAAACTACATTAAATAAACAATGTCATAAAATGTACTTTCCTTATTAAGTACGCTTAATCTCGGCATAACAGACATCTTCAGTTATTTAATTTCTGTCATTGGTTTTCATACCGGAAACTGCGCCGTGCCTCTGTTTGGTTTACATACCTCCGCATAAACATCGCCTGATCTAACCTCAGATGCACGGTTCTTACTCTTTTTAGAAACGGCATAGACCGGCATAGAAGACGCACCTTGATCTAGGGGTTTATTGTTAGCAGGAACGTCAGAGTTCGAGTTAATTTTTTCCTTCGTTTTTGAATCCGTCGGTGGTAAGCCAAGTTGCTTTTCCTGATCCGAACTGTACCCTAATTCGTCCAAAGATTGTGAAGAAAAATATAATGGGTTGTCGGGCAATTCAGGGCTGCTAtcgaagatttcatttttatgcaCTTTGTCTCCTTCCGAAGATCTTTCTTTGTGTTTTGCACTCCTTGatctgaaaaataatattaaaaccaTTTACTGATAATCATCAGGTTAACAGATAAGAAATATAAATGTGGTTTTTACTTGACTATCATTGTATTTAGAAGTAAATATTTAATACCTcttcattaatattaaaataagaaGAACAAGCCCAACAAGTATTATTGCGCCTCCAGCAGCAGAGCCGGCGATTATATCTAAAAATGGAAAAAGGGTCAGAttttattgtgtacattcttacaaaatattctataataaGACTGTTCAACTGCATAATTAATATCATCTCTGGATAATCTTGTGTCGACTTCACCAACAAAGAATCAAAACTTGTATTACCCGTGTTTGAAGACCTGGTGACATCAGTCTTTTTGTTGTTGACTGCTACTGATGTAGATTCTATTGGTGATGTAAAAATGGGTGTTGATGATACAATTGTTGTTGTTACTGTTGTTTCTGATTGAGATCCACATATGACTTTTAAATTCCCAGGGATTCCACCTTTAAAACCAGTAACATAAGATTATATTATTGTCAGTCTTGTTAAACGACCCAGTGGCTATCGTACATGTAGTAACTTATTTGTTTTGctatttcaaaacaatatagaAACAACACCGAATTTTAAATGtgactatttaaacaataaaatgctatcTTTGGTGAGTATTGCGGACTATAAAGGTAGCtacattgcataaaaaatacacaacccTTTTTTCCCTACAATGATAGCTATCATtataacccacatgaatcatctACTAGGGCATCTAAGAGGgatttttattggtttcttctcacaaaattttgaattaatcgTTAAGAGAACATGCAAGTAAGATtaacttaatcatttttaatatatatcagTATGTTAGATGAAAAAAGAACCAAATTATATTGGAATTaatatggatatttttttgcAGTCCTTGGGTTTTCTCAGGTTGCGGACGGTTTGTAGCGTTTCATTAACTAGCTATTACAGAACAGTGTAGATGTCATTCCTGTCAGCTTCTATAAAGTTATGAATCACAATTGTTTGTCTCAAGAAATAGAGAAAAACTAGAGCCGAGATCGTTGCAAAGCAAGGAGTAAGTCTTTCTTGGCAGCTGCGTTATAAACGTGACGTAATACAAATTGATCATCTGGCAATGTTCAATGATATATTGTAGGTGTAGGTTCTTATTATAAAAGACAACTGCTTTCCATCTACATTTTATTCATGATGAAGTGCCTGTGAAATACAATTGGTCTCGATTATAGCCAAGTATAGATACAATACTGTACCTCTCGAGAAACTCTGGTTGACGATCGTGGACATGCTGTTCAAgccaaaaaaaaactataaacaaaaaaattgtatattaaatggGCCCAAAAAATTGCCTAAACCGATTTAAAAGTTGCTGAAACCAATTTAGGATTACAAATACCCGAATTTACCGTGGATCTACAGTTTTGCAGCTAAATAAACCAAATTGTGATGTATACATTAATGTTTCTTTATATACCATCGACATATGAAGTTATTCTGTGCGAAATAGTCATGCTTAATTCTATAAGTCTGATGTAATTAATTATGTTTACCGCATTGCATGTGTAAACATAAAGGTACTATTATTGCTTATTTCGAAAGAAGTGGATCGTTGCACATAACTGTCTTTTGACTAAAATTTATCTTAAGACCAAGCCTTGTCATAAAATCTCGTCACTTCTGTTCCATGAAACTGTCATATCTAATGATTGTCTTAAGATCTTTTAGAATATTAAGACAACCAAATACATGTGTTAAGCCCATGGCGGCAGCCAATATTTTGGTTCAAAAGAGAAGGTTGAAAATGATTCGACTTTGCATAGCCTTTAATTTTCATGCTGTCGTGCAAAATTATTTAAGCATTGTAGTTTTAATCAAGTAAATATTATCCGTAACATCCGTGGCATTCATCACCTTGTAGCGTACAGAGTGAAGAAAATAATCTACAACTGCGTCGACTGTAATATGTATCGGTTATTATCTATCGTGGCAAAAATCTTGAATGTGCAGTGATCTTACActaaaattattattcaaaggTCAAGACCATAGATGTAGCAGACTTATGTCACTTCTATATGTCTTTTTTGTCCATTACGGTTTTAGTATACCTGAAAATATAAGTGATATGTTGTGGCCTTTAACTATTTATTATCAGTGAACGGTTAAATAACGCAAATTTCTTATTGATGTACCTAACAGCTGTGACATAAAAACAGAATCAGATGACAAATATGCTATACAATGTTTTTATAGCTCTTCCTTCTtgcaatgaaaattcattatcATATATTTGGCTTTCGCTTTTAAACAGTTGCTGAAAATTCTTCATATTTTGCGTGCATTTCAAACAGATTATTAATGCGCTcctaaattaataaaatcaggTACCATTTTTTCTTCATGAAAGAGTTAATCACTGGATTTGGATATATACCTTTTTCAATACGGGTCTGAAACAAGCCATTGTTAATTTACTATACATTGCTAGTAATAGCATATTACATCATGGCTACTATCATTGACATTCCTTTTTAGACACGAAGCTGCAACGAAAGACCTtttcgttgctttgcaacgatctttgctctagttttgttactttttcaATTTACGGCAGTTATTCAATTTAAAGCTACATGAAcgttatatttaatatatgacgTATTCTTACGCCAAGTACGGTTTCATGGCATGAGAATACACaatgtagaataaaaaaaatacatatataaagtaCATGTTTGATATCCACCGCATACTGAgctatatttatacatgttataaatatatttaaaatcaaaacaacataACTGCGATTGAAACTGTACCGTTTTCATTAATACCGTCTGAATTgttaagttattttaaaaaacatatacatcATTTTACCATTTTGTTGAAATTCAATACAATGTTGGAACGTTCCTGATGTAGATGAAGATACGTATCTTGCTCGTACTTTCACTGTTTGATTGATTGTGACATTTAATAACAGAAATGAAATAACATCCGTTGGACAACCAATTATCGACGTATTTTGAACAAGTACTTCTGTGTTACATGCATATTCTGCTTGTGCTTTTCTGGAAATCACAAGCAGATAACCATCAAACGACGGGGTCACAGTGCAAGAACAAGGACGactgattttaaagaaatccaCAAAGACAGTTGGTCCGTGTTTCATCATTCCTTCACAGCTTGATAGTAGTGGCCTGTTTCCAACTGCATAGAAAGGACACATTCAATAATCAAACATGTTTTTCCaatattaaggtcaagatctagtaaatgatttcagagcgtctttttggtgctagaaccattatgacgtcataattgatttgaagaattGTTTTCCCCGTAATTTACGGCTTTATAGGAATtacatagaaaaataaaaaaaattcttgacattctatgtttaatcatgggaaaagtaatcccgatacctattttcaatttgacatcattctagagaggaggtcaagagcttgtttatttcagttttgggggagactgtaggcattttaaatatattttattagtcaaaaatggacaaaactccgaacTTTTTCTTcaattccttcatatttcattgaaaatgacagtttaaaacatgattttttcattgtgtttaccatcTATTTTAGCCCCTatacaccctatcaaacaaagctattgttatgaagcatcattgaaagaatttgtatcttaaattttatgaacctgtaggcacctttcatttactagatattGACCTTAAATTGAAATTAGAGCaacttttatgatttaatttactCACCATCAACTGGGCATTGTCCTAAAAGAAAGGAAAACATGATTccttaaatttattatatatgatCTTCAATACAATACAAATTGGACAAAAGTTTTCAAATGACAGGTTTTAAAATCAACCAATGTAATATAACTCATGCTTGAAATTCGttcaacaaattcaaaattattttgataggtcttaaatgaatttttgtacCTTACGCAACATCAACTCATTTTTTACAGCCTTACATGTAACTGTGACTTGAGTGCCATAGCCAATACACAAAattgacaaaatcaattatCAATAATAAACAACATTTAATTTCCCCTCCCCCCCTCCCGGGCGGTTGCTGGCGCTAGACTTCGTGTTGTGTCCCGATATCACCGTGTGCCTCGACCATTTTGTGTATTGGCTATGGCACTCAAGTGAAACATAAAAACTGACCTCAGTAAAAAAGATGACCCCCTCCATAAACACGAATAAATtataagtatataaaaaaaactgtcggTCGTAGAATGATTTATATTTTCGTGAAAAATACTAAGGGGGCAGCGAGCGTAGGCTTATAaaaacttcttatttacatttctgggGGAAAGTTATTTTTACGTTAATTATGTTTTCTTCCACgtattagatatacatgtatattgatattctaaacatttgttttaatgttGTATTTGCTGATCATGACTAGAATTACATTTTTTCTGACTATATAGATTGAtcgaatatattttcaaatctaTATTATATCTAAAAACGTTGATAAAGTAAAAGGAAGGGCATTTACATATAGTTCACTTTATGTATTTCAGTCTTTatgtatacaaaattttaatttcaattgtaTGTAAAAGTAAATGCAATGCATTTGTGATCACCGTGTGGAAACGGACTGAAGAATAGTGTTGTTATTAACCACTGAGTTTTAAGGGAGGTtgtgtggtcaacaaattacacATTAGACATCTATGTTCATATACTAACATTGATAAAGGAAAAAGTCAAAacatttagctttaaaatttatcaGTTTCCAATAATTTTATACAAAGCTTTTCTTCAAAAGAGATTTAtagagtctaaaaatggccacaactgTCAGGCCCACTtcaacatcttttttctttaaaatgtggTTTCATAAAATACAGAgcaatgtaaattgtataaatAAACGATATTTTAGAGCTTAAGATAAATCATTTAAGTGAAAATTCCTAACAGTggagtagatttttttttttaattttagcttaATAATTAATTCCTGGTGCTTCACTTGCATATCCAGtacttatttgtaaacaaattaacaGAATGTCATTACATAGTGACTtgtatcttgaaaattttcactaGTAATTATGAGATGAATAATACTCGTTGTGATAAGAATTATGTTCAGTATAATTTTGTCAATATCTTATGATGGTTGCTATAGGATCCTATAACAGCCACAttggggtcattattcttcgtcgaaaaatgacccccgggcattattctacgggggtcattgtTCTGCTTTACACCGGCCGATAAAGTTTAGCGAGCTGCTTCTGTAAACTTTGCTCTCACCAAGTGGGAAAATCGACGATATTTTGAAACGAGCTCTAACCGTAATGCATCCATTATTTAAAACGAAAACTGAAAGCATAAGGACaaaatttcttttataataTACAAAACCGAGTAAGTTTTGGTgttaacattatattttttctacacATAATACATGCATGCTGTGATACATGATGTAACTctggttttttcttcttttcatcATCAAACTAAATGTTTGCGGTCTTATGAATGCAATAGACTCACAGGATATGAATTAACTTATGCAGAAAAGAAGAAGAATTAAAGcacatgtaaaacatgtatatttctataaaaaatgaaaacacgTCAGGTGATAAAAAACCTGTCGCTGTTGAAGAAAATGTTAAATACTTTAACTATTTGGCTCTAAACATGTACCGtcaacttaccatttgttgtCACAAAAAACATACCGATCACAATCACACAAAATGGACCTTTCATTTCTACCCTGAATCAAATCACACAAACCAGGaagttgaattttttcaaagtaacgGTGTTTCAAGGTTTTTACAAcctgattttgttttcatacgAGGTCAATCAGTATTCAGATTACAGACATTTAAAAAACCAGCCAATGTGTGTGTCATCTCCGTTATATCATTGATCCGTTTTCACTGAATTTGCTCTCTAAATGTTTTATTGTGGACAACTGTTGAAAGAAATCTATAATGCACAAATAAACACTTATAATATTCCTATAAT is drawn from Crassostrea angulata isolate pt1a10 chromosome 5, ASM2561291v2, whole genome shotgun sequence and contains these coding sequences:
- the LOC128186402 gene encoding uncharacterized protein LOC128186402 produces the protein MKGPFCVIVIGMFFVTTNGQCPVDVGNRPLLSSCEGMMKHGPTVFVDFFKISRPCSCTVTPSFDGYLLVISRKAQAEYACNTEVLVQNTSIIGCPTDVISFLLLNVTINQTVKVRARYVSSSTSGTFQHCIEFQQNGGIPGNLKVICGSQSETTVTTTIVSSTPIFTSPIESTSVAVNNKKTDVTRSSNTDIIAGSAAGGAIILVGLVLLILILMKRSRSAKHKERSSEGDKVHKNEIFDSSPELPDNPLYFSSQSLDELGYSSDQEKQLGLPPTDSKTKEKINSNSDVPANNKPLDQGASSMPVYAVSKKSKNRASEVRSGDVYAEVCKPNRGTAQFPV